Proteins encoded together in one Deinococcus reticulitermitis window:
- a CDS encoding extracellular solute-binding protein, translated as MKKLVSLALTVSTAALLGHAAAAPVTLTYWQYDFASKVSTMNDLIKKFEAANPDIKIKQETFPYDAYNQKVASSVPAGQGPDVVNLFYGWLPQYVDSGYLLPLPEKDFPVRTIESSFVPMIKTSKIGGKYYALPTSVRTLAVFYNKDLMKASGVLTPPRTWEDFIAAGRKMVKGTAPRLTQLGFGIQPDGQDYHMLREVLIRQYGGVPYADGGKKVNYDSEAGLKAMTFYTDLMTKHKLGVPNFFPGNNSYRDAFIAGKVGMIIDGSFAVAAIQKGAKFNWGVMPLPTFKGSSVRANFGSYWVNGITKNAKGDKLAASIKFLKFLTSEATQRTWLTAVGEIPASRKLSSDAALRKDPVYGAFVYSLPFAHSTLFVDEAGQRKAWVDAINTVLLQNATPASAVKRAAAEEQKILDGYYK; from the coding sequence ATGAAAAAGCTCGTTTCGCTGGCCCTCACCGTCTCCACCGCCGCCCTGCTCGGCCACGCCGCCGCCGCGCCGGTCACGCTGACCTACTGGCAGTACGACTTCGCTTCCAAGGTCAGCACCATGAACGACCTGATCAAGAAGTTCGAGGCCGCCAACCCCGACATCAAGATCAAGCAGGAAACTTTCCCCTACGACGCCTACAACCAGAAAGTCGCGTCGAGCGTCCCCGCCGGGCAGGGGCCGGACGTGGTGAACCTCTTTTACGGCTGGCTGCCGCAGTACGTGGACAGCGGGTATCTGTTGCCGCTTCCCGAGAAGGACTTTCCGGTCCGCACCATCGAGAGCTCCTTCGTGCCGATGATCAAGACGAGCAAGATCGGCGGCAAATATTACGCGCTGCCGACCTCGGTGCGCACGCTGGCGGTCTTTTACAACAAGGACCTGATGAAGGCGTCGGGCGTGCTGACCCCGCCGCGCACCTGGGAAGACTTCATCGCGGCGGGGAGGAAGATGGTGAAAGGCACCGCGCCGCGCCTGACGCAGCTCGGCTTTGGCATCCAGCCCGACGGCCAGGACTATCACATGCTGCGCGAGGTGCTGATCCGGCAGTACGGCGGCGTGCCCTACGCTGACGGCGGCAAGAAGGTGAACTACGACTCCGAGGCCGGCCTCAAGGCGATGACCTTCTACACCGACCTGATGACCAAGCACAAGCTCGGCGTGCCCAACTTCTTCCCTGGCAACAACTCGTACCGTGACGCCTTTATCGCCGGCAAGGTCGGCATGATCATCGACGGCTCGTTCGCGGTCGCCGCCATCCAGAAAGGCGCCAAGTTCAACTGGGGCGTGATGCCGCTGCCGACCTTCAAGGGCAGCAGCGTGCGCGCCAACTTCGGCTCGTACTGGGTGAACGGGATCACGAAAAATGCCAAGGGTGACAAGCTCGCCGCGTCGATCAAGTTCCTGAAGTTCCTGACCTCCGAGGCGACCCAGCGCACCTGGCTGACGGCGGTCGGTGAGATTCCGGCGAGCCGCAAGCTGTCGAGTGACGCCGCGCTGCGCAAGGACCCGGTGTACGGCGCCTTCGTGTACTCGCTGCCGTTCGCACACTCGACGCTGTTTGTCGACGAGGCCGGGCAGCGCAAGGCGTGGGTGGACGCGATCAACACCGTGCTGCTCCAGAACGCCACCCCCGCGAGCGCCGTGAAGCGCGCCGCCGCCGAGGAACAGAAGATTCTGGATGGCTACTACAAGTGA
- a CDS encoding PIG-L family deacetylase, with translation MNRSLLAASLTSLLSLAGAQTAPAPSAAPTAPTFTGPGSYGGTVSGLDLMDVDLMFVGAHPDDDSGVSATFARYALDGGYKGTVITLTGGEGGGNATGRETGRALGLIREEEERRSLQMLGIDSPHFLGLLDFYFTLSAEEAERKWGGQAFVCDVVRLVRLRRPEILVTMWPGAGTHGQHQMAARAATLAYNSAGDPQACPEHAAEGLAPFTPLKLYYYPPSNDAATVSIPTDDLSRKARVRYADLKSIAQYNYRSQGWDATNTLPARTANPERFLLVASRVPVPEQETSLLEGALVGSATTPLGTRFWARPVSYDIGTGQASEIELHFTNLGTQALTDLQFGLSAPEGWQVSGRPATRQAAPGETVSVKFRVTAPEDARPEATPLVLTYRAKQGSQAVGGRNVTHVRPLPAVVATFAPTYDIAGYQAFARATGTDWVAGSLPTRLPLVLGQATPVGVTVTNRSAQPASGRLELTLPAGLSVKESPSYTLKPGESQLITVQVEASAAALPAGRQSALLPIRLKAGSFEDTANVYVLPSLTIPHLSRPPTIDGDLGDLAGSASGAFGPEDLWWRTKPENAADASAGFRLAYDDTYLYVGLNVKDELVACNIAPDDVKAQLRSDAIGVTVDPGGQSRDTSTTFMAAAFPCTTAGFGARGFRDADAKQGPMEETAPGMQVASKQVPGGYDIEFRLPWAAMPTQPKPGDTLALNLVMYDGDTKDARVGANISQSGLAWASFSWGGKQALPYLWPRVTLGQ, from the coding sequence ATGAACCGTTCCCTGCTTGCCGCTTCGCTGACTTCCCTGCTCTCGCTTGCGGGCGCGCAGACCGCGCCGGCCCCGTCTGCCGCCCCGACGGCCCCCACCTTCACCGGCCCCGGCAGCTACGGCGGCACCGTGAGCGGCCTCGACCTGATGGACGTGGACCTGATGTTCGTGGGCGCCCACCCCGACGACGACAGCGGGGTCTCGGCCACCTTCGCCCGTTACGCGCTCGACGGCGGCTACAAGGGCACCGTGATTACCCTGACGGGCGGTGAAGGCGGCGGCAACGCGACGGGGCGCGAAACCGGGCGCGCGCTCGGCCTGATCCGGGAAGAGGAGGAGCGGCGCTCCCTCCAGATGCTCGGCATCGACTCGCCCCATTTCCTGGGGCTGCTCGATTTCTACTTCACGCTCTCGGCCGAGGAAGCCGAGCGCAAGTGGGGCGGGCAGGCGTTCGTGTGCGATGTGGTGCGGCTGGTGCGGCTGCGCCGGCCCGAGATCCTGGTAACGATGTGGCCGGGCGCCGGCACCCACGGCCAGCACCAGATGGCGGCCCGCGCGGCGACGCTCGCCTACAACTCGGCGGGCGATCCCCAGGCCTGCCCGGAGCACGCCGCCGAGGGACTCGCGCCGTTTACCCCGCTCAAGCTGTATTACTACCCGCCGAGCAACGACGCCGCGACCGTCTCGATTCCCACCGACGACCTCTCGCGCAAGGCCCGCGTGCGCTACGCCGACCTCAAGAGCATCGCCCAGTACAACTACCGCTCGCAGGGCTGGGACGCCACGAACACCCTGCCCGCCCGCACGGCAAACCCCGAGCGTTTCCTGCTCGTCGCCTCGCGGGTGCCGGTGCCTGAGCAGGAAACCTCGCTGCTGGAGGGCGCACTCGTCGGTTCGGCGACCACGCCGCTCGGCACCCGCTTCTGGGCGCGGCCCGTGAGCTACGACATCGGCACCGGGCAGGCCTCGGAGATCGAGCTTCACTTCACCAACCTCGGCACGCAGGCGCTCACCGACCTGCAATTCGGCCTCAGCGCCCCCGAGGGCTGGCAGGTAAGTGGGCGCCCGGCCACCCGGCAGGCGGCCCCCGGCGAGACCGTAAGCGTGAAGTTCCGCGTGACGGCCCCCGAAGACGCCCGGCCCGAGGCGACGCCGCTCGTGCTCACCTACCGCGCCAAACAGGGCAGCCAGGCGGTCGGCGGGCGCAACGTGACCCACGTGCGCCCCCTGCCGGCGGTGGTCGCCACCTTCGCGCCCACCTACGACATCGCGGGCTATCAGGCGTTCGCGCGCGCCACCGGCACCGACTGGGTGGCCGGCAGCCTCCCCACCCGTTTGCCCCTCGTGCTCGGGCAGGCGACGCCGGTCGGGGTCACGGTGACCAACCGCAGCGCCCAGCCCGCGAGCGGCCGGCTCGAACTCACGCTGCCCGCGGGCCTGAGCGTGAAGGAGTCGCCGAGTTACACCCTCAAGCCCGGCGAGAGCCAGCTGATCACCGTGCAGGTCGAGGCGAGCGCGGCGGCCCTCCCGGCGGGACGGCAGAGTGCGCTGCTCCCCATCCGCCTGAAGGCCGGCAGTTTCGAGGACACCGCCAACGTGTACGTCCTGCCGAGCCTGACCATTCCGCACCTGAGCCGCCCCCCCACCATCGACGGCGACCTCGGCGATCTGGCGGGCTCGGCGAGCGGCGCCTTCGGTCCCGAGGACCTGTGGTGGCGCACCAAGCCCGAGAACGCCGCCGACGCGAGCGCGGGCTTCCGGCTGGCCTATGACGATACGTACCTCTACGTCGGGCTGAATGTCAAGGACGAACTCGTCGCCTGCAACATCGCGCCCGACGACGTGAAGGCGCAGCTGCGCTCCGACGCGATCGGGGTGACGGTGGACCCGGGGGGCCAGAGCCGCGACACCTCGACCACCTTCATGGCCGCCGCCTTTCCCTGCACGACCGCCGGCTTCGGAGCGCGCGGCTTCCGCGACGCCGACGCCAAGCAGGGGCCGATGGAGGAAACGGCGCCGGGGATGCAGGTGGCGTCCAAACAGGTGCCGGGCGGCTACGACATCGAGTTCCGGCTGCCCTGGGCGGCGATGCCCACCCAGCCCAAGCCGGGCGACACCCTGGCTCTGAACCTCGTGATGTACGACGGCGACACCAAAGACGCCCGCGTGGGCGCCAACATCTCGCAGAGCGGCCTCGCCTGGGCGTCGTTCTCGTGGGGCGGCAAACAGGCGTTGCCCTACCTTTGGCCGCGCGTGACGCTCGGACAATAG
- a CDS encoding argininosuccinate lyase: MWHDTYLRAVLQPDYTYASEHLLPHLFDALTAHALMLQECGVAHAGAAAGHLRELRRAPFPPYDPRVEDVFFTLDQELAARDPQAAGALRTALSRNDLDMTIYRLSARLRLMRALARVLTLRRVLLDFAGRETETVIVAYTHHQPAQPTTLAHYLTAVENNLARDTERMFGSLTRVNLSPMGAVALGGTSFPIRREVTAQLLGFDRPIENTYDAVSASDWQVELSSVITVTSTTLSRVIHDLLFWASRGLLSLADGLVQGSSVMPQKRNPVALEHARTKFSKAIGITQSVILSSHNVPFGDINDPGPDLQPPLNSMWQEFREGVELMTVSLQNPIINRAEWLREARLGESPVTELADAITRKTGCGFRQAHAQVKGLLATLREQERTVDTLTRADLRGAGIEMTADELASALNPSEFIARRTTLGGPAPAAMRPHLELAQARLARDLDHHTALTDRFVGARTFLAGPHPATESPADSLPAAPHPTGGAP, translated from the coding sequence ATGTGGCATGACACGTACCTGCGGGCCGTTTTGCAACCCGACTACACCTACGCGAGCGAGCATCTGCTGCCGCACCTCTTCGACGCCCTGACCGCCCACGCGCTGATGCTTCAGGAGTGCGGCGTGGCGCACGCGGGCGCGGCGGCGGGGCACCTGCGCGAGCTGCGGCGCGCGCCGTTTCCGCCCTACGACCCGCGCGTGGAGGACGTGTTCTTCACCCTCGACCAGGAGCTCGCTGCGCGTGACCCGCAGGCGGCGGGGGCGCTGCGCACCGCGTTGTCGCGCAACGACCTCGACATGACGATCTACCGCCTCTCGGCACGGCTGCGGCTGATGCGGGCCCTGGCGCGGGTGCTCACGCTGCGGCGGGTGCTGCTTGACTTCGCCGGGCGCGAAACCGAGACCGTGATTGTCGCCTACACCCACCACCAGCCCGCACAGCCGACCACCCTGGCGCACTACCTCACGGCGGTCGAGAACAACCTCGCGCGCGACACTGAGCGGATGTTCGGCAGCCTGACCCGGGTCAACCTCAGCCCGATGGGCGCGGTGGCGCTCGGCGGCACGAGCTTTCCGATCCGGCGCGAGGTGACGGCGCAGCTGCTGGGTTTTGACCGGCCCATCGAGAACACCTACGACGCCGTGAGCGCGTCCGACTGGCAGGTCGAGCTGTCCAGCGTGATCACGGTGACGTCCACCACGCTCTCGCGGGTGATTCACGACCTGCTGTTCTGGGCGTCGCGCGGGCTGCTCTCGCTCGCCGACGGGCTGGTGCAGGGCAGCTCGGTGATGCCGCAGAAGCGCAATCCGGTGGCGCTGGAGCACGCCCGCACCAAGTTTTCCAAGGCGATCGGCATCACCCAGAGCGTGATCCTGAGCAGCCACAACGTTCCTTTTGGCGACATCAACGACCCCGGCCCTGACCTGCAACCGCCGCTGAACTCCATGTGGCAGGAGTTCCGCGAGGGTGTCGAGCTGATGACGGTCTCTCTCCAGAACCCGATCATCAACCGTGCCGAGTGGCTGCGTGAGGCGCGGCTCGGTGAGTCGCCGGTCACGGAGCTCGCCGACGCGATCACCCGCAAAACGGGCTGCGGTTTCCGCCAGGCGCACGCCCAGGTCAAGGGCCTGCTCGCCACCCTGCGTGAGCAAGAAAGGACGGTGGACACCCTGACCCGCGCCGACCTGCGCGGCGCGGGCATCGAGATGACAGCCGACGAGCTTGCCAGCGCCCTGAACCCCTCCGAGTTCATCGCCCGCCGCACCACCCTCGGCGGTCCCGCGCCCGCGGCGATGCGCCCGCACCTGGAACTGGCGCAGGCGCGGCTGGCGCGCGACCTCGACCACCACACGGCCCTGACCGACCGCTTCGTGGGGGCCCGGACGTTCCTCGCTGGTCCCCACCCGGCCACGGAGTCTCCCGCTGATTCTCTGCCTGCCGCCCCCCACCCCACAGGAGGAGCTCCATGA
- a CDS encoding ROK family transcriptional regulator — MGQAQGGQLQGSQPQSLRRQNRQQVVAQLFSGQGQRWTRPELAQCLGLSKVTVNAVVQELAERRLVELGPGPAQGMGRAPQVVTLHPDLGQVLGLDAQPGGVRLRRQSLARQDVTDGFVPARRGALSGALLAALERGRDPGPEGQGGPLRSVVIAVPAPVDAQGRLGEPNALPELDAPALQAQARRWGLDLSFENDANLVALAARPLLPERCHLAALVERETGTGLGLLLAGELYRGGRGRAGELGRAPWPSPSGARPLEHLPEAERLRATAYLLAGLGQALDLDHLLLALPPERSEALRAVLAQLLDPGVTLLTEPDPAGAALAGACLLAGERARRALLGSLGADPPQSGEPQSDHEEPHVA, encoded by the coding sequence ATGGGCCAAGCACAGGGAGGCCAGCTCCAGGGCAGTCAGCCACAGTCGCTGCGGCGGCAAAACCGTCAGCAGGTCGTCGCTCAACTTTTTTCTGGCCAGGGTCAGAGGTGGACGCGGCCTGAACTGGCCCAGTGCCTCGGATTGTCGAAGGTGACGGTGAACGCGGTGGTTCAGGAGCTGGCCGAGCGGCGTCTGGTCGAGCTCGGGCCCGGGCCAGCGCAGGGCATGGGACGCGCGCCGCAGGTCGTCACCCTGCACCCGGACCTCGGGCAGGTGCTTGGTCTCGACGCGCAGCCCGGGGGGGTGCGGCTGCGCCGCCAGAGCCTCGCGCGTCAGGACGTGACCGACGGCTTTGTGCCGGCCCGGCGGGGAGCGCTGAGCGGCGCGCTGCTGGCGGCCTTAGAACGCGGGCGCGATCCGGGGCCGGAGGGTCAGGGCGGCCCGCTGCGCTCGGTGGTGATCGCTGTGCCGGCTCCGGTCGACGCCCAGGGGCGTCTGGGGGAGCCCAATGCGCTGCCGGAGCTCGACGCGCCGGCGCTTCAGGCCCAGGCGCGGCGCTGGGGCCTGGACCTGAGCTTCGAGAACGACGCCAACCTTGTCGCCCTCGCGGCCCGGCCGCTGCTGCCGGAGCGATGCCACCTCGCGGCACTGGTGGAGCGCGAGACGGGAACTGGGCTGGGGCTGCTGCTCGCCGGGGAACTCTACCGGGGGGGGCGGGGCCGCGCCGGAGAGCTGGGGCGCGCGCCCTGGCCGTCGCCGTCGGGTGCCCGACCTCTCGAACACCTGCCCGAGGCCGAGCGGCTGCGCGCGACCGCCTACCTGCTCGCGGGGCTGGGGCAGGCCCTCGACCTCGATCACCTGCTGCTCGCCCTGCCGCCGGAGCGGTCAGAGGCGCTGCGGGCGGTCCTGGCCCAACTGCTGGACCCTGGCGTCACCCTGCTGACCGAGCCCGACCCGGCGGGTGCGGCGCTCGCGGGGGCCTGCCTGCTCGCTGGCGAGCGGGCGCGGCGCGCGCTGCTGGGCAGCCTCGGGGCCGACCCCCCCCAGTCTGGTGAACCCCAGTCCGACCATGAGGAGCCCCATGTGGCATGA
- a CDS encoding Gfo/Idh/MocA family protein, translated as MPATTDSPTPLRWGILGAARIARALIPAIRAAGGEVVALGVRDPASPRARAFAEEWGVPLVGDYAAVLSSSAQAVYVPLPNDLHLPWTLRALEAGQHVLTEKPLTLTAAEAERAAQTAQAAGRVLLEAFAYRFQPWIGRLREIAASGELGTLRAASGAFGFQLTRPTDYRWEADKGGGALYDVGTYPVNLMRLFLGEPQAVSAAARWSETGVDLGLSGVLHYPGALASVSCGFDWSAQSFTLVGSGGTVEVSGVFHSHTSAPTVLHVEAGGETREETFGASNGYQAMVAHFQRVAAGEEAPRFAPSDAAAQARVLDALREAARTGGTVRLPTGPLA; from the coding sequence ATGCCGGCTACCACCGATTCCCCCACGCCCCTTCGCTGGGGCATCCTCGGCGCCGCGCGCATCGCCCGCGCGCTGATTCCGGCCATCCGTGCGGCGGGCGGTGAGGTCGTGGCCCTCGGGGTGCGCGACCCGGCCTCGCCCCGAGCGCGCGCCTTCGCCGAGGAGTGGGGGGTGCCGCTCGTGGGGGACTACGCGGCGGTGCTCAGCAGCAGCGCGCAGGCGGTGTACGTCCCGCTGCCCAACGACCTGCACCTTCCCTGGACCCTGCGGGCGCTGGAAGCCGGCCAACACGTCCTGACCGAGAAGCCGCTGACCCTGACCGCCGCCGAGGCCGAGCGGGCCGCTCAGACCGCCCAGGCCGCGGGGCGGGTGCTGCTTGAGGCTTTCGCCTACCGCTTTCAGCCGTGGATAGGGCGGCTACGCGAGATCGCCGCGTCAGGCGAACTCGGCACGCTGCGCGCCGCGTCCGGGGCTTTCGGCTTCCAGCTCACCCGGCCCACGGATTACCGGTGGGAAGCGGACAAGGGCGGCGGGGCGCTCTACGACGTGGGCACCTACCCAGTCAACCTGATGCGGCTCTTCCTCGGTGAGCCTCAGGCGGTGAGCGCCGCCGCCCGCTGGAGCGAGACTGGCGTGGACCTCGGCCTGAGTGGGGTGCTGCACTACCCCGGTGCGCTCGCGAGCGTCTCATGCGGCTTCGACTGGAGCGCGCAGTCGTTCACGCTCGTGGGCAGCGGGGGAACGGTCGAGGTGAGCGGCGTCTTTCACAGCCACACGTCGGCCCCCACGGTGCTGCACGTGGAGGCCGGCGGAGAAACGCGCGAGGAGACGTTTGGGGCGAGCAACGGCTATCAGGCGATGGTGGCGCACTTCCAGCGCGTGGCGGCGGGCGAAGAAGCTCCGCGCTTCGCGCCGTCCGACGCCGCAGCGCAGGCGCGGGTCCTCGACGCGCTCAGGGAGGCGGCCCGGACAGGAGGGACGGTGCGCCTCCCCACCGGGCCGCTCGCCTGA
- a CDS encoding carbohydrate binding domain-containing protein, whose amino-acid sequence MRALRPFLAPLTLALLASCGPNAAPEAEPVWQDEFDGSTLDASKWTPQIGNGILSGSEYVAGWGNNELEYYTGRPGNVRVENGELVITARKENYAGTANGQPANFDWTSARLRTAGKFSRTYGRFEIRAKFPTGKGLWPAIWLLPEEPNPYGTWAASGEIDIAEGWGSKPTEVAHTIHYGGVWPNNVYSGTTATYPNGGRMDGWHVYALEWTPGKLQWFVDGQLTLTKTAWWSAKGNPPTGDADLYPWPAPFDQPFHLLLNLAVGGNFDGNPDASTPDRAEMRVDYVRVYSHPDEGKSPGARPDMKYPWTPAVARPALEDGNLVYNGTFDWADTDPRVGADASRLDGVTNSAFWTLFKSDGAATLSNDGGALKVDITNAGGVNYAVQVRQDGLNIESGKRYEVSFDVWAAAPRAMMVKVGGGQDRGYAAYSGEQTVQIGSARERRTLTFDMKGVTDAAARLEFNLGNAGTGPVWIDNVVVKAVGEAASARPPAPDGNLLYNAAFTQDSAQHPGIPGVAGTAYWSIWDSGPNGLSAAVQGGEITLNVARVDPANNWHVQLNQTEVPLVAGQKYRLTFRGQASDARTVGVVIGEQGGSYARYLDATAALTSAAQTFSYEFTSPVTNLAAQLQILGAVGTPGDAYTLSFRDFRLEPIN is encoded by the coding sequence ATGCGCGCACTTCGCCCTTTCCTCGCTCCCCTGACCCTCGCCCTGCTCGCCAGTTGCGGCCCGAACGCGGCGCCGGAAGCGGAGCCCGTCTGGCAGGACGAATTTGATGGCTCGACCCTCGATGCCAGCAAGTGGACTCCGCAGATCGGCAACGGCATCCTGTCGGGGAGCGAGTACGTGGCCGGCTGGGGCAACAACGAGCTGGAGTACTACACGGGCCGCCCCGGGAACGTGCGCGTCGAGAACGGCGAACTCGTGATCACCGCCCGCAAGGAGAATTACGCGGGCACGGCGAACGGCCAACCGGCCAACTTCGACTGGACCTCGGCGCGGCTGCGTACGGCGGGCAAGTTCAGCCGCACTTACGGACGCTTCGAGATCCGCGCAAAGTTCCCGACCGGCAAGGGGCTGTGGCCGGCCATCTGGCTGCTGCCTGAAGAACCCAACCCCTACGGCACCTGGGCGGCGAGCGGTGAGATCGACATCGCCGAGGGCTGGGGCAGCAAGCCGACCGAGGTGGCCCACACCATCCACTACGGCGGCGTCTGGCCGAACAACGTGTATTCCGGCACGACCGCGACCTACCCGAACGGGGGGCGGATGGACGGGTGGCACGTCTACGCGCTGGAGTGGACCCCCGGCAAGCTCCAGTGGTTCGTGGACGGGCAGCTCACCCTCACCAAGACCGCGTGGTGGAGTGCGAAAGGCAACCCCCCGACCGGCGACGCCGACCTCTACCCCTGGCCCGCCCCCTTCGATCAGCCCTTCCACCTGCTGCTCAACCTCGCGGTGGGCGGCAATTTCGACGGCAACCCGGACGCGAGCACGCCGGACCGGGCCGAGATGCGGGTGGACTACGTCCGCGTCTACAGCCACCCCGACGAGGGCAAGAGCCCCGGCGCGCGCCCCGACATGAAGTATCCCTGGACCCCCGCCGTCGCCCGCCCGGCGCTGGAGGACGGCAACCTGGTGTACAACGGCACCTTCGACTGGGCCGACACCGACCCGCGCGTGGGTGCAGACGCTTCGCGCCTCGACGGAGTGACGAATTCGGCCTTCTGGACGCTGTTCAAGAGCGACGGCGCGGCCACCCTGAGCAACGACGGCGGCGCCCTCAAGGTGGACATCACGAATGCCGGCGGCGTGAATTATGCCGTGCAGGTGCGCCAGGACGGGCTGAACATCGAGAGCGGGAAGCGCTACGAGGTCAGCTTCGACGTGTGGGCCGCTGCGCCCCGCGCGATGATGGTCAAGGTGGGCGGCGGCCAGGACCGGGGCTACGCGGCCTATTCGGGCGAGCAGACCGTCCAGATCGGGAGCGCGCGCGAGCGCCGGACCCTGACCTTCGACATGAAGGGGGTCACCGACGCGGCGGCGCGGCTCGAATTCAACCTCGGGAACGCGGGGACGGGTCCCGTCTGGATCGACAATGTGGTGGTCAAGGCCGTCGGCGAGGCGGCGAGCGCGCGGCCTCCGGCCCCCGACGGCAACCTGCTGTACAACGCGGCCTTTACCCAGGACTCGGCGCAGCATCCCGGGATTCCCGGCGTGGCGGGCACCGCGTACTGGTCGATCTGGGACAGCGGCCCCAACGGCCTGAGCGCGGCGGTGCAGGGCGGCGAGATCACCCTGAACGTCGCCCGCGTCGATCCGGCGAACAACTGGCACGTGCAGCTCAACCAGACCGAGGTGCCGCTCGTCGCCGGGCAGAAGTACCGCCTGACCTTTAGGGGCCAGGCGAGCGACGCGCGCACTGTCGGGGTCGTGATCGGGGAGCAGGGCGGCAGCTACGCGCGTTATCTGGATGCCACGGCGGCGTTGACCTCCGCGGCCCAGACCTTCAGCTACGAGTTCACGTCGCCCGTGACCAACCTGGCGGCCCAGCTCCAGATTCTCGGCGCCGTGGGGACGCCGGGGGACGCCTACACGCTCAGCTTCCGCGACTTCCGGCTGGAACCCATCAACTGA
- a CDS encoding GH1 family beta-glucosidase — protein MTRSQKPLTRQDFPSGFVFGTATSSYQIEGAVHEDGRGPSIWDTFCREPGRILDGSSGDVACDHYHRWEEDLDLLKELGVDAYRFSLAWPRIQPTGSGAVNEAGLDFYERLTDGLLARGIKPYATLYHWDLPQPLQDQGGWPARETAYRFAEYARIVAERLGDRLASIATLNEPWCSSLLSYELGEHAPGLRDRRLALAAAHHLLLGHGLAMEEMRALGKKADLGIVLNLSPAYAASEKAEDQAAARFSDGYLNRWFLDPLFRGEYPADLWETFGEQVPDVQAGDLDLIRAKNDFLGVNYYTRAYASADRQARPEGAEYTHMDWEVFPQGLTDLLVRLKDDYPVPPILITENGAAYPDERGTGSTVHDPARVAYYASHLAAVAEAAQKGVDVRGYFAWSMLDNFEWAWGYERRFGLFYVDYATQERIWKDSGRWYQALLTGAPVAAD, from the coding sequence ATGACCCGTTCCCAGAAGCCCCTGACCCGCCAGGATTTCCCGTCCGGTTTCGTCTTCGGCACCGCGACGTCCAGCTACCAGATCGAAGGGGCCGTCCACGAGGACGGACGCGGCCCCAGCATCTGGGACACGTTCTGCCGCGAGCCGGGGCGCATCCTCGACGGCTCAAGCGGCGACGTGGCCTGCGACCATTACCACCGCTGGGAGGAGGACCTCGACCTGCTGAAGGAGCTCGGGGTGGACGCCTACCGCTTCAGCCTCGCCTGGCCGCGCATCCAGCCCACCGGGAGCGGCGCGGTCAATGAGGCCGGGCTCGACTTCTACGAGCGCCTCACCGACGGGCTGCTCGCGCGCGGCATCAAGCCCTACGCCACGCTCTACCACTGGGACCTGCCGCAGCCGCTGCAAGACCAGGGGGGCTGGCCCGCGCGCGAGACCGCCTACCGCTTCGCCGAGTACGCCCGGATCGTCGCCGAGCGGCTCGGGGACCGCTTGGCGAGCATCGCCACGCTGAACGAGCCGTGGTGCTCGTCGCTGCTGAGCTACGAACTCGGCGAGCACGCGCCGGGGCTGCGCGACCGCCGCCTCGCCCTCGCCGCCGCCCACCACCTGCTGCTCGGGCACGGCCTGGCGATGGAGGAGATGCGCGCGCTCGGGAAGAAGGCGGACCTCGGCATCGTGCTCAACCTCTCGCCCGCCTACGCCGCCAGTGAGAAGGCCGAGGACCAGGCTGCCGCCCGCTTCTCCGACGGCTACCTCAACCGCTGGTTCCTCGATCCCCTCTTCCGGGGCGAGTACCCGGCGGACTTGTGGGAGACCTTCGGCGAGCAGGTGCCCGACGTGCAGGCGGGGGACCTCGATCTGATTCGGGCGAAGAACGACTTTCTCGGCGTGAACTACTACACCCGCGCCTACGCCTCGGCGGACCGGCAGGCTCGCCCCGAGGGCGCCGAATACACCCACATGGACTGGGAGGTCTTTCCCCAGGGGCTCACCGACCTGCTCGTGCGCCTGAAAGACGACTACCCGGTGCCGCCGATCCTGATCACCGAGAACGGCGCGGCCTACCCCGACGAGCGCGGTACAGGCAGCACAGTGCACGACCCCGCGCGGGTGGCCTACTACGCTTCGCACCTCGCCGCCGTCGCTGAAGCGGCCCAGAAGGGCGTGGACGTGCGCGGCTACTTCGCCTGGAGCATGCTCGACAACTTCGAGTGGGCCTGGGGCTACGAACGCCGCTTCGGGCTCTTTTACGTGGACTACGCGACCCAGGAGCGCATCTGGAAAGACTCGGGCCGCTGGTATCAGGCGCTGCTCACCGGTGCTCCAGTGGCCGCCGACTGA